Proteins from one Gossypium raimondii isolate GPD5lz chromosome 8, ASM2569854v1, whole genome shotgun sequence genomic window:
- the LOC105793361 gene encoding F-box protein At5g07670-like, producing the protein MQLHFYPPLSSAPSTSPPSEPDLTSFHSVSFDPSAPDYTSLLSDELLLNILSKLPISQHVSNSLVCKRWLHLHGRLVYSLKVADWSFVTSGRVFTRFPNLTDLDLVRSCIQMPKSSGIIVTHKTMSVHVDTHFILDGFLEETALLPSNAVDQGLRMIAGKYPNLQRLAATGASEEGLLRIAEECPTLQELELHCCGDLALRGIAGIKNLQVVKLMGFIGVFYNSTISDIGLTLLAQGCRRLVKLELCGCEGSYDGIKAIGQCCQMLEELTLSEHRMDGGWLAGLSFCGNLKTLRLRSCKSIDKSPGADEHLGSCLTLEELHLQGCQIRDKQSVKALFLVCENVRDIVLHDCWGLEDDVFSLASICRRVKLLSLEGCSLLTIRGLELVVLSWKELQRLRVMSCNNIKDTEVTPELATLFSVLKELIWRPDSRSLLSSNLAGTGMGRKGDRFFKRSKD; encoded by the exons ATGCAGCTTCATTTCTACCCTCCTCTCAGCAGCGCCCCATCTACTTCTCCACCATCCGAGCCTGATTTAACATCCTTTCACTCCGTTTCCTTCGACCCTTCCGCACCAGATTACACCTCCCTTCTCTCCGACGAACTCCTCCTCAATATACTCTCTAAGCTTCCCATCTCTCAACATGTCTCTAATTCCTTGGTCTGTAAACGTTGGCTGCACCTTCACGGCCGATTGGTGTACTCCCTTAAAGTTGCAGATTGGTCCTTTGTTACTTCGGGTCGGGTATTTACCCGGTTTCCCAATCTCACCGATTTAGACCTCGTTCGTTCGTGTATTCAGATGCCGAAGAGCTCTGGCATTATCGTAACCCACAAGACTATGTCGGTTCATGTCGATACTCATTTCATTCTCGACGGATTTCTCGAAGAAACGGCGTTGTTGCCATCGAATGCGGTGGACCAAGGGCTTAGAATGATAGCCGGAAAGTACCCGAATTTACAGAGATTGGCGGCGACCGGGGCAAGCGAAGAAGGGTTGTTGAGAATAGCAGAGGAGTGTCCTACATTGCAAGAATTGGAGCTTCATTGCTGCGGGGATTTGGCTTTGAGAGGTATTGCAGGGATTAAAAATTTACAGGTAGTGAAGCTAATGGGGTTCATTGGTGTGTTCTACAATTCAACGATTTCAGATATTGGGTTAACGTTATTGGCTCAAGGGTGTAGAAGGTTAGTTAAGCTCGAGCTTTGTGGGTGTGAAGGTAGCTATGATGGGATTAAGGCGATAGGACAATGCTGCCAAATGCTCGAAGAATTGACCCTTTCTGAACATAGAATGGATGGTGGGTGGTTAGCTGGGCTTTCGTTTTGCGGGAATTTGAAGACTCTGAGGCTTAGGTCTTGTAAAAGTATTGATAAGAGTCCAGGGGCGGATGAGCATTTGGGGTCCTGTTTGACTCTTGAAGAGTTGCATCTGCAGGGCTGTCAAATTCGGGACAAGCAAAGTGTTAAAGCTTTGTTTTTGGTTTGCGAGAATGTTAGGGATATTGTGTTACATGATTGTTGGGGTTTGGAGGACGATGTGTTTAGCCTTGCAAGTATTTGTAG GAGAGTGAAGCTTCTTTCTCTCGAAGGATGCTCGTTGCTAACTATCAGAGGTCTGGAGTTGGTAGTGCTTTCATGGAAAGAGCTTCAACGATTGAGAGTGATGTCGTGCAACAATATCAAGGATACTGAAGTCACACCTGAACTGGCAACCTTGTTTTCTGTCCTGAAAGAGTTGATATGGAGACCAGATTCTCGTTCTCTGCTATCATCGAATCTTGCAGGGACCGGAATGGGAAGGAAAGGTGATAGATTCTTCAAGAGATCAAAGGATTGA
- the LOC105791672 gene encoding protein transport protein Sec61 subunit beta — MATGTAPPRGSAAAAANMRRRRTSSGAGASGGAAGTMLQFYTDDAPGLKISPNVVLVMSIGFIAFVAILHVMGKLYFVRKE; from the coding sequence ATGGCAACTGGAACAGCACCACCAAGAGGAAGTGCAGCAGCAGCTGCAAACATGCGGAGGAGGAGAACGTCAAGCGGTGCAGGTGCCTCGGGAGGAGCTGCTGGCACAATGCTTCAGTTTTACACAGATGATGCCCCAGGGCTGAAGATCTCTCCAAATGTGGTGCTTGTCATGAGCATTGGTTTCATTGCTTTTGTTGCCATTCTCCATGTCATGGGCAAGTTGTATTTTGTTCGTAAGGAGTAG